The Deltaproteobacteria bacterium genome contains the following window.
CCCTTTGCCGACTTCGCCGAGCACTTGCGCCCTGGACACTCCCACGTCTTGCAACGTGACATGGCACTGACGGCGGGTCATATCGACAGTCTTGAGCTGCGACACCGTGACCCCTGGCGCTTTAGCGTCAACGAGGAACAGCGTAATCCCGTCCTCCGCATTGCCATTCCGCGCGGTCCTGGCGGCAACGATGATTTGGTCAGCCACGTGGGCGTCGGGCACGAACATTTTCTCGCCAGAGAGTACGAAATCGCTGCCTTTGGCGGTCGCCGAGAGACCAATGCCAGCAGCGTCATACCGTCCGCTTTTCTCCGCCGACGCGAGCGTGACAATATGGTTGCCTTCGGCGATTTTGGGCAACAGCGCCGACTTTTGCGCTGACGAGCCGCCGCCGAGAATGGCTGTGGTGCCGAGCAGTGCCGTGGCGAAAAATGGTCCAGGTAAGAGCGATTTCCCGGATTCTTCGAGGATAACCACCAGATCCAGGAAACTCCCGCCGACGCCGCCGAACTCTTCTGGCACGATAATCCCCAGCCAGCCTAGCTCGGCGATCTTCTTCCATAGCTCAGTGGCATGCGCGGTGTCATCCGCCATCATTTTGCGCACGAACGTGGTCGGACATTCATCGTCGAGAAATTTGCGGGTTG
Protein-coding sequences here:
- a CDS encoding acyl-CoA/acyl-ACP dehydrogenase, with protein sequence MNFGFTEDQEALRDATRKFLDDECPTTFVRKMMADDTAHATELWKKIAELGWLGIIVPEEFGGVGGSFLDLVVILEESGKSLLPGPFFATALLGTTAILGGGSSAQKSALLPKIAEGNHIVTLASAEKSGRYDAAGIGLSATAKGSDFVLSGEKMFVPDAHVADQIIVAARTARNGNAEDGITLFLVDAKAPGVTVSQLKTVDMTRRQCHVTLQDVGVSRAQVLGEVGKGWPVLRRVLDQAMAGLCAEMVGTGQKALDMAVSYAKERVQFGKPIGSFQAVKHKCVDMMVQVENARSLTYYAAWTVDENVEDAKQAVPMAKAYCSDMTKTVTSEAIQVHGGIGFTWEHDMHLFYRRGLASEAAFGSAPVHREVVAQTLNL